In Synechocystis sp. PCC 6714, the following are encoded in one genomic region:
- a CDS encoding prephenate/arogenate dehydrogenase, with protein sequence MKIGVVGLGLIGASLAGDLRRRGHYLMGVSRQQSTCEKAVERQLVDEAGQDLSLLQTAEIIFLCTPIQLILPTLERLIPHLAPTAIVTDVASVKMAIAAPASKLWPGFIGGHPMAGTAAQGIDGAEENLFINAPYVLTPTEYTDPDQLACLRSVLEPLGVKIYLCTPADHDQAVAWISHLPVMISAALIQACAGEKDANILNLAQNLASSGFRDTSRVGGGNPELGTMMATYNQRALLKSLQDYRQQLDNLISLINDQQWSELHRLLQQTNGDRTNYIQ encoded by the coding sequence ATGAAAATTGGCGTTGTTGGTTTGGGTTTAATTGGTGCCTCCCTGGCAGGGGATTTGCGTCGTCGGGGCCATTATCTAATGGGAGTTTCTCGGCAACAAAGTACCTGTGAAAAAGCGGTGGAGAGACAATTGGTGGATGAAGCAGGGCAAGATCTAAGTCTTTTGCAAACAGCGGAAATTATTTTTCTTTGTACTCCTATTCAGCTAATTTTGCCTACCCTGGAAAGGTTAATTCCCCACCTAGCACCCACGGCCATTGTCACTGATGTGGCCTCCGTAAAAATGGCGATCGCCGCACCGGCTAGTAAACTTTGGCCGGGATTTATTGGCGGTCATCCCATGGCGGGTACTGCGGCCCAGGGCATTGACGGGGCAGAGGAAAATTTGTTTATCAATGCTCCCTATGTGCTTACTCCCACAGAATATACTGACCCGGATCAACTGGCTTGTTTGCGTTCAGTGTTGGAACCCCTGGGGGTAAAAATTTACCTTTGTACTCCGGCGGACCACGACCAAGCGGTGGCCTGGATTTCCCATTTGCCAGTGATGATCAGTGCCGCTTTAATCCAAGCCTGTGCTGGGGAAAAAGATGCAAATATCCTTAATTTAGCCCAAAACTTGGCCAGTTCAGGTTTTCGGGATACCAGCCGAGTGGGGGGCGGCAACCCGGAGTTGGGCACCATGATGGCCACCTATAACCAAAGGGCTTTGCTAAAAAGTTTGCAAGATTATCGTCAACAGTTGGACAACCTCATTAGCCTGATTAATGACCAACAATGGTCGGAACTCCATCGTCTTTTACAACAAACCAACGGCGATCGGACTAATTACATTCAATAA
- a CDS encoding transposase, with translation MYGWSKRGERVYGERQGKRGKKENLVAGRRKNKKELIAPMLFSGSLNAEGFEGWLELYLIPALTIPSVLIMDNAPIHRKTRIKKIVEEAGHTVLFLPTYSPDLNDIEHDFSALKRARTYASPGVSIDEIIRNYCVA, from the coding sequence GTGTACGGATGGTCAAAAAGAGGAGAGAGAGTATATGGGGAAAGGCAAGGAAAAAGAGGAAAGAAAGAAAACCTTGTGGCAGGTAGAAGAAAAAACAAAAAAGAGCTGATAGCACCGATGCTATTTAGTGGAAGTTTAAATGCCGAAGGTTTTGAAGGATGGCTTGAATTATACCTGATACCTGCATTAACAATTCCATCGGTATTAATTATGGATAATGCGCCTATTCATAGAAAGACTAGGATTAAAAAAATAGTAGAAGAGGCAGGACATACAGTTTTGTTTTTACCTACCTACTCGCCAGATCTTAATGACATAGAGCATGATTTTAGTGCATTGAAAAGAGCAAGAACATACGCCTCTCCAGGTGTAAGCATAGATGAAATTATTCGTAACTACTGTGTAGCGTAG
- a CDS encoding IS630 transposase-related protein: MAYDLDLRLRVISFLEEGNGVTKASKIFRVGRETIYRWLSRENLEPTKVKNRRRKIDIKELEKDVMENPDMPMKERAKKFGVTASALSYRFKEMGITRKKNSYYIKKEMKKKEQNIKKS; encoded by the coding sequence ATGGCATACGATCTAGATTTACGACTAAGAGTAATAAGTTTTCTAGAAGAAGGGAATGGTGTAACGAAGGCATCAAAAATATTTAGGGTAGGTAGAGAGACAATTTATAGATGGTTAAGCCGGGAAAATCTGGAACCAACGAAGGTAAAGAACCGGCGTCGGAAGATAGATATAAAAGAGCTGGAGAAAGATGTGATGGAAAATCCGGATATGCCGATGAAAGAGAGAGCAAAGAAATTCGGTGTAACTGCTAGCGCACTGTCATATAGATTTAAAGAAATGGGAATTACGAGAAAAAAAAACAGTTACTATATAAAGAAAGAGATGAAAAAAAAAGAGCAGAATATCAAAAAATCCTGA
- a CDS encoding cytochrome c oxidase subunit 3 produces MESGNHLPSPSPVEEQEPDNLGFGFPVFLLSESVVFLSFFITYTILRLTHKPWFPPGVDGLDVTRGAINTVVLVTSSGAIILAERALHRGQIRLFRLLWLATISLGIVFLFGQAAEWAGMPFGLDAGSVGGTFFLLTGFHGLHVFTGVCLLLYMYWRSLQPHNFDRGHEGVTAIALFWHFVDVIWIILFILLYLWPVN; encoded by the coding sequence ATGGAATCAGGTAATCATCTCCCCAGTCCGTCCCCCGTTGAAGAGCAAGAACCTGATAATTTGGGCTTTGGCTTTCCCGTCTTTTTACTGTCGGAAAGTGTCGTATTTCTCAGTTTTTTCATCACCTACACTATCCTGCGGCTCACCCATAAGCCCTGGTTTCCTCCCGGAGTAGACGGTTTGGATGTGACCAGGGGAGCCATTAACACCGTGGTTTTGGTCACCAGCAGTGGAGCAATTATCTTAGCGGAAAGGGCTTTGCACCGGGGTCAGATCAGACTGTTTCGCCTACTCTGGTTAGCCACCATCAGTCTCGGTATTGTTTTCCTGTTTGGCCAGGCGGCGGAGTGGGCCGGCATGCCCTTTGGCCTGGATGCGGGATCCGTCGGGGGAACTTTCTTTTTACTAACCGGTTTTCACGGACTGCACGTTTTTACCGGCGTCTGTCTTTTGCTTTATATGTATTGGCGCTCCCTACAGCCCCACAATTTTGATCGGGGCCATGAAGGGGTGACGGCGATCGCCTTGTTTTGGCATTTTGTTGATGTAATTTGGATTATTCTGTTTATTTTGCTTTACCTCTGGCCAGTAAATTAG
- the gmd gene encoding GDP-mannose 4,6-dehydratase: MSQSKVALLTGITGQDGSYLSELLLEKGYRVHGIIRRTSTFNTDRIDHLYVDPHNAEAKLRLHYGDLTDGTTLRRILEEVKPTEIYNLGAQSHVRVSFDAPEYTVDSVAMGTLRLLEAIRDYQQRTGIQVRFYQAGSSEMFGKVQEIPQKETTPFYPRSPYACAKVYGHWQTVNYRESDDLFACNGILFNHESPRRGETFVTRKITRAIARIVAGTQQKLYLGNIDSKRDWGYAKDYVRAMWAMLQQEQPDDYVVATGETHEVKEFLEIAFGYVNLNWQDYVAFDERYLRPAEVDLLIGDPAKTKTQLGWEPSVTFTELVHLMVEADLAVLGLTSPNQSGRIQELMAQDMAFIRGQNGHAVD, from the coding sequence ATGTCACAGTCTAAGGTTGCTTTGCTCACGGGTATCACAGGGCAGGATGGCTCTTATCTAAGTGAACTACTGCTGGAAAAGGGTTACCGAGTTCATGGCATCATTCGCCGCACTTCCACCTTCAACACCGATCGTATTGACCATCTTTACGTTGATCCCCACAATGCTGAGGCGAAACTCAGACTCCATTACGGGGACCTGACCGACGGCACCACTCTCCGGCGGATTTTGGAAGAGGTGAAGCCGACGGAAATTTATAATCTGGGAGCCCAATCCCATGTGAGGGTCAGTTTTGATGCGCCGGAATACACAGTGGACTCCGTGGCCATGGGCACTTTACGATTATTAGAAGCTATTCGGGACTATCAACAAAGAACGGGCATTCAGGTGCGTTTTTACCAAGCTGGCTCCTCGGAAATGTTCGGTAAAGTACAGGAAATTCCCCAGAAAGAAACTACACCCTTTTATCCCCGCAGTCCCTACGCCTGTGCCAAGGTTTATGGTCATTGGCAAACGGTGAACTATCGGGAATCCGATGACTTATTCGCCTGTAATGGCATTTTGTTCAACCATGAATCTCCCCGCCGTGGAGAAACCTTTGTAACTCGAAAAATTACTAGGGCGATCGCCAGAATTGTGGCCGGTACCCAGCAGAAACTTTATCTGGGCAATATTGATTCCAAGCGGGATTGGGGCTATGCCAAGGATTATGTGCGGGCCATGTGGGCCATGTTGCAACAGGAACAACCCGATGATTATGTGGTGGCCACCGGGGAGACCCACGAAGTGAAGGAATTCTTAGAAATTGCCTTTGGTTACGTCAATCTCAATTGGCAAGATTACGTAGCCTTTGATGAACGCTATTTGCGTCCCGCCGAAGTGGATTTATTAATTGGCGATCCGGCCAAAACTAAAACCCAATTGGGTTGGGAACCCTCGGTCACCTTTACGGAATTAGTTCATTTGATGGTGGAAGCGGATTTGGCTGTCCTTGGTTTAACTTCCCCCAACCAGAGTGGAAGGATTCAGGAGCTGATGGCCCAGGATATGGCTTTCATTCGGGGCCAGAATGGCCATGCGGTCGATTAA
- a CDS encoding cbb3-type cytochrome c oxidase subunit I, with translation MTNHITTPAPFHRPWHDYLKFSTDHKVIGIQYLLMSFCFFLVAGLLAMIIRAELLTPQLDVVDRSLYNGLFTLHGTIMIFLWIFPANVGLANYLIPLMIGARDVAFPILNAIAFWLMPVVGVLLIGSFFLPTGTAQAGWWSYPPVSIQNPSGNFINGEFLWLLAVAISGVSSIMGGVNFVTTIWKLRAPGLTLLKMPVYVWTILSAQILQLFCLPALTGGAVMLLFDLSFGTTFFDPFNQGNPIIYQHLFWFYSHPAVYVMALPAFGVFSEILPVFARKPLFGYKTVAISSFLIAIQGTFVWVHHMFTSATPNWMRMFFMASTMLIAVPTGIKVLAWTATVWRGSLRLKTPMLFCLGGIIMFLFAGITGIMLASAPFDLHVNNTYFVVGHFHYVVFGTVTMAIYGAIYFWFPKMTGRMYNEAWGKLHFVLTFIGANLNFFPMHPIGLQGMLRRISSYDPQYTNWNVVASLGAFLLGMSTLPFIANLVASAFQGQRVGNNPWNSLGLEWTIPSPPPEENFVVIPTITKEPYGYDRPTDLTAEVTT, from the coding sequence ATGACGAACCATATAACCACACCAGCCCCCTTCCACCGCCCCTGGCACGACTACCTCAAATTCAGCACTGATCACAAAGTTATTGGCATTCAATATCTGCTCATGTCCTTCTGCTTTTTCCTTGTAGCAGGACTGTTAGCCATGATTATCCGGGCGGAATTACTTACTCCCCAATTGGATGTGGTGGACCGTAGCCTCTACAACGGTCTATTTACCCTCCACGGCACCATCATGATTTTCCTCTGGATTTTTCCGGCCAATGTGGGGTTAGCAAATTATTTGATTCCCCTGATGATCGGCGCTAGGGATGTGGCCTTTCCGATATTAAATGCGATCGCCTTTTGGTTAATGCCAGTGGTGGGAGTGTTATTGATTGGTAGCTTTTTTCTGCCCACAGGGACAGCCCAGGCGGGCTGGTGGTCCTATCCCCCGGTGAGCATCCAAAATCCGTCGGGCAATTTCATTAATGGTGAATTTCTCTGGTTGTTGGCGGTGGCTATTTCTGGTGTTTCCTCGATTATGGGGGGGGTTAACTTTGTCACCACCATCTGGAAATTGCGAGCCCCAGGTTTAACCCTGTTAAAAATGCCCGTTTACGTCTGGACAATTTTGAGCGCCCAGATTTTGCAACTCTTTTGCCTACCAGCATTGACCGGCGGGGCAGTGATGCTATTGTTTGACCTCTCCTTTGGCACCACCTTTTTTGATCCCTTTAACCAGGGCAACCCAATTATTTATCAGCATTTATTTTGGTTCTATTCCCACCCAGCCGTTTACGTCATGGCACTACCCGCCTTTGGGGTATTTTCGGAAATATTACCCGTTTTTGCCCGTAAACCTCTCTTTGGTTACAAAACCGTCGCTATTTCTTCTTTTCTCATTGCTATCCAAGGGACTTTCGTTTGGGTACACCACATGTTTACCAGTGCCACCCCCAACTGGATGCGGATGTTTTTCATGGCCAGCACCATGCTCATCGCTGTACCCACGGGCATAAAAGTTTTAGCCTGGACAGCAACGGTGTGGCGGGGCAGTTTGCGACTTAAAACCCCCATGCTGTTTTGCTTAGGGGGAATTATCATGTTTCTCTTTGCCGGTATTACGGGCATTATGCTAGCTTCTGCTCCCTTTGATTTGCACGTCAATAACACCTATTTTGTGGTGGGGCATTTCCATTATGTGGTCTTTGGCACCGTGACTATGGCCATTTACGGAGCGATCTATTTTTGGTTTCCGAAAATGACTGGGCGTATGTATAACGAAGCCTGGGGTAAACTCCATTTTGTGTTGACCTTTATTGGCGCTAATTTAAACTTTTTCCCCATGCATCCCATTGGTTTACAGGGCATGTTACGGCGCATTTCTTCCTATGATCCGCAATATACCAACTGGAACGTAGTGGCTAGCTTGGGGGCATTTCTGCTGGGCATGTCTACTTTGCCTTTCATTGCCAATCTGGTAGCCTCCGCCTTCCAGGGCCAAAGGGTGGGCAATAATCCTTGGAATTCTTTGGGCTTGGAGTGGACCATACCTTCACCGCCGCCTGAGGAAAATTTTGTGGTGATACCGACTATTACTAAAGAACCCTATGGCTACGATCGCCCGACGGATTTAACGGCCGAAGTAACTACCTAA
- a CDS encoding mechanosensitive ion channel domain-containing protein — translation MTYSLAIKRGIAMLLTMVGILGTIWLFGINPLVLGSLGGVAFVLAFLGRNVVEDMLNGPLILWTDRYAIANVVQIGNVFGLVENMNIYDYPTAGARRSFKYYCQR, via the coding sequence ATGACCTATTCTCTCGCCATCAAAAGGGGAATTGCGATGTTGCTAACCATGGTCGGCATTCTGGGGACTATTTGGCTATTTGGTATTAATCCTCTGGTTTTGGGCAGCTTGGGTGGAGTGGCGTTTGTGCTGGCTTTTTTGGGCAGAAATGTAGTGGAAGATATGCTCAACGGCCCCCTCATTCTTTGGACAGATCGTTATGCCATCGCTAATGTGGTGCAAATTGGCAACGTGTTTGGTTTGGTGGAAAATATGAATATCTACGATTACCCAACTGCGGGGGCCAGAAGGTCGTTTAAGTACTATTGCCAACGGTAA
- a CDS encoding molecular chaperone, translating into MTNLNKLGFCLSLLMGSLLSFPTPSIAGGNFQLSPNVVVLAPSGQGAVESLFVASTGDEPVAVQIRMVKREIDQDGTETNVEDDENFLVYPPQMIVAPGQQQVVRVTWLGETDLTEELAYRAVVEQVPVNLAPQQVQEVDGIPISITLTSTYIASVYIAPTGAKGNLILEGATSNKDNNGQTQLVLTFQNQGNARDYVGNVRQSLKLVSVDSPEKHVVIPGEKIQDERGTVILPGNKRRFVLPWPKELPVGPVTATFTTN; encoded by the coding sequence GTGACCAATTTGAATAAGCTTGGTTTTTGTTTATCACTTCTTATGGGCTCGCTTTTGAGTTTTCCTACCCCATCAATTGCTGGAGGAAACTTTCAACTCTCTCCTAACGTGGTTGTTTTAGCACCATCAGGACAGGGGGCAGTCGAAAGCCTTTTTGTGGCCAGTACGGGGGATGAGCCCGTGGCCGTCCAGATTAGGATGGTTAAACGAGAAATTGACCAGGATGGAACAGAAACCAATGTTGAGGACGATGAAAATTTTTTAGTTTATCCACCTCAAATGATCGTTGCTCCTGGCCAGCAACAAGTAGTCCGAGTTACTTGGCTTGGAGAAACTGACTTGACTGAAGAATTGGCTTACAGAGCCGTTGTGGAACAGGTTCCTGTAAATTTAGCACCCCAGCAGGTTCAAGAAGTTGACGGCATCCCCATATCTATTACCCTGACTTCCACATATATCGCTTCTGTTTACATAGCGCCAACTGGAGCCAAAGGAAATCTCATTCTTGAGGGTGCAACTTCCAATAAAGACAATAACGGACAAACACAACTTGTATTAACCTTTCAAAATCAAGGGAATGCACGTGATTATGTCGGGAATGTTCGACAGTCTTTGAAGTTAGTTTCTGTAGACTCTCCTGAAAAACATGTGGTTATCCCCGGTGAGAAGATACAAGACGAACGAGGCACTGTGATTCTTCCAGGAAATAAACGCCGCTTTGTTCTGCCCTGGCCCAAAGAATTGCCCGTTGGCCCCGTTACTGCCACTTTTACCACCAACTAA
- the acsF gene encoding magnesium-protoporphyrin IX monomethyl ester (oxidative) cyclase — MVNTLEKPGFDEIRPGVKTPAKETILTPRFYTTDFDEVAAMDISPNEDELRAILEEFRVDYNRHHFVRNESFNKSWDHIDGEKRKLFVEFLERSCTAEFSGFLLYKELGRRLKNKNPLLAECFNLMSRDEARHAGFLNKAMSDFNLSLDLGFLTKSRKYTFFKPKFIFYATYLSEKIGYWRYITIYRHLEKNPNDCIYPIFEFFENWCQDENRHGDFFDAIMRAQPHTLNDWKAKLWCRFFLLSVFATMYLNDTQRADFYACLGLEARSYDKEVIEKTNETAGRVFPIILDVNNPEFYDRLETCVSNNEQLRAIDASGAPGFVKAVRKLPIFASNAWHFVKLYLMKPIAVDQLAGAVR; from the coding sequence ATGGTTAATACCCTCGAAAAGCCTGGATTTGATGAAATCCGCCCCGGTGTGAAGACTCCCGCCAAGGAAACTATCCTCACCCCCCGGTTTTACACCACCGACTTCGATGAGGTGGCCGCAATGGATATTTCCCCCAACGAAGACGAGTTGCGGGCCATCCTGGAAGAGTTTCGGGTGGATTACAACCGCCATCACTTTGTCCGCAATGAATCCTTTAACAAATCCTGGGATCACATTGACGGCGAAAAACGCAAGTTATTTGTCGAATTCCTAGAGCGTTCCTGCACCGCCGAATTTTCCGGCTTCTTACTCTACAAGGAATTGGGCCGCCGTCTCAAAAACAAAAATCCCCTGTTGGCGGAGTGCTTTAACCTCATGTCTCGGGATGAAGCCCGCCATGCTGGTTTCCTCAATAAAGCCATGTCCGACTTTAACCTGTCTTTGGATTTGGGCTTTTTGACCAAGAGTCGTAAATATACCTTCTTCAAACCAAAGTTTATTTTCTACGCCACCTACCTTTCCGAAAAAATTGGCTACTGGCGTTACATCACCATTTATCGCCATTTGGAGAAAAATCCCAACGATTGCATCTATCCCATTTTCGAGTTCTTTGAAAACTGGTGTCAGGATGAAAATCGCCACGGAGATTTCTTTGATGCGATTATGCGGGCTCAACCCCACACCCTCAACGATTGGAAAGCTAAGCTCTGGTGTCGTTTCTTCCTACTCTCTGTCTTTGCCACCATGTATCTCAACGATACCCAACGGGCAGATTTCTATGCCTGTTTAGGTTTGGAAGCCCGGAGCTACGACAAGGAGGTAATTGAGAAAACCAACGAAACCGCTGGGCGGGTATTCCCCATTATTCTCGATGTTAATAATCCGGAATTTTATGACCGCCTAGAAACCTGTGTTAGCAATAACGAACAGTTACGGGCGATCGATGCTTCCGGTGCCCCTGGTTTTGTTAAAGCCGTGCGGAAGTTACCCATCTTTGCTTCCAACGCTTGGCATTTCGTCAAACTCTATTTGATGAAACCCATTGCAGTGGATCAATTGGCTGGAGCCGTGCGCTAG
- the folK gene encoding 2-amino-4-hydroxy-6-hydroxymethyldihydropteridine diphosphokinase, translating to MAPISPTDFQQGCHRAVVGLGGNVGPVVENLQGAIAELSLVQGIEVERCSSWYRSHAFGPPQPDYINGCVTLRVCLSPQQLLQVLLTIEQKFGRIRLEKWGPRTLDLDLIFYGDRQLKQANLEIPHPQMRFRPFVLVPLREIAPDWIDPRSGKTITQLAELVDCTTVWPISSDLQSKGEIKAEQILSPGVLTV from the coding sequence ATGGCCCCCATTTCCCCTACAGATTTTCAACAAGGATGCCATAGGGCAGTGGTAGGCCTGGGGGGCAACGTCGGCCCAGTGGTGGAAAATCTCCAAGGGGCGATCGCCGAGTTGAGTTTGGTACAGGGCATTGAAGTGGAGCGCTGTTCTAGTTGGTACCGGAGCCATGCCTTTGGTCCACCCCAACCGGACTATATCAATGGTTGTGTAACTCTACGGGTGTGTTTGTCCCCCCAGCAGTTGTTGCAGGTATTACTGACCATTGAGCAAAAATTTGGCCGCATCCGTCTGGAGAAGTGGGGCCCCCGTACCTTGGATCTGGATTTAATTTTCTATGGCGATCGCCAATTGAAACAGGCCAACCTGGAAATTCCCCATCCCCAAATGCGTTTCCGTCCCTTCGTCTTGGTGCCCCTAAGGGAAATTGCCCCGGACTGGATTGATCCCCGGTCAGGTAAAACCATCACCCAACTAGCTGAACTGGTAGATTGCACTACCGTGTGGCCCATATCTTCAGATCTCCAGTCAAAAGGGGAAATTAAAGCGGAGCAAATTCTTTCCCCAGGGGTGCTTACGGTTTAG
- a CDS encoding GDP-L-fucose synthase: MLSLENQRILVTGGAGFLGKQVVAQLIAAGGDRQKITIPRSKDCDLRQAEACERAVANQDIVIHLAAHVGGIGLNREKPAELFYDNLMMGAQLIHAAHQAGVKKFVCVGTICAYPKFTPVPFREEDLWNGYPEETNAPYGVAKKALLVQLESYRLQYGFNGIYLLPVNLYGPEDNFDPRSSHVIPALIHKVYEAQKAGEKQLPVWGDGSPTREFLYSTDAARGIVMGTQAYDKADPVNLGTNFEISIKDLTELICELMEFDGEILWQTDQPNGQPRRCLDTTKAKAEFGFAAQMSLREGLKNTIDWYRQQRG; this comes from the coding sequence ATGCTTTCCCTAGAAAATCAACGTATTTTAGTCACTGGCGGGGCCGGTTTCCTCGGTAAACAAGTTGTTGCCCAATTGATCGCGGCCGGTGGCGATCGCCAAAAAATTACCATTCCCCGCTCCAAAGATTGTGATTTACGACAAGCAGAAGCCTGTGAACGGGCGGTGGCTAACCAGGATATAGTCATTCACCTGGCGGCCCATGTGGGGGGCATTGGTCTCAACCGGGAAAAACCGGCGGAATTGTTCTACGACAATCTGATGATGGGAGCACAATTAATCCATGCGGCCCACCAGGCGGGGGTGAAAAAATTTGTGTGTGTAGGGACCATCTGCGCCTATCCCAAATTTACCCCGGTACCCTTTAGGGAAGAGGACTTATGGAACGGCTACCCCGAAGAAACCAACGCCCCCTACGGTGTAGCGAAAAAAGCCCTGCTGGTGCAGTTGGAATCCTACCGTTTACAGTACGGTTTCAATGGCATTTACCTTTTGCCGGTGAACCTCTACGGCCCGGAGGACAACTTCGATCCCCGTAGTTCCCACGTTATTCCCGCCTTAATCCACAAAGTTTACGAAGCCCAAAAAGCTGGAGAAAAACAATTACCCGTTTGGGGCGACGGTAGTCCCACCAGAGAATTTCTCTACTCCACCGATGCGGCCCGGGGTATTGTTATGGGCACCCAAGCCTACGACAAAGCGGATCCAGTTAACCTAGGCACTAATTTTGAAATTTCCATCAAGGATCTAACCGAATTAATCTGTGAACTGATGGAGTTTGATGGGGAAATTCTGTGGCAAACGGATCAACCCAACGGCCAACCCCGCCGCTGTTTGGACACCACCAAAGCTAAAGCGGAATTTGGTTTTGCGGCCCAGATGAGCCTGCGGGAAGGATTAAAAAACACCATTGACTGGTATAGGCAACAACGGGGGTAA
- a CDS encoding Uma2 family endonuclease codes for MQIMQLPLLTDNLDLFLQRTEIEASPAWEFIRGQAQQKPMPTLFHSRLQRNLVNAINVQTRDYEAIQELRCIVPPFSPVPDIAVVKSDLLADEDGPLKRAPDWLIEILSPDQNILSLQTKILHCLTNGTKLAWLIDIYRQQIWVWNQESLPLIYQGLENPPTLDNLLTLTVDDVMAMTRQR; via the coding sequence GTGCAGATAATGCAGTTACCTCTGCTCACTGACAATCTGGATCTGTTTCTACAACGCACAGAAATTGAGGCTTCCCCAGCCTGGGAATTTATCCGGGGGCAGGCCCAACAGAAACCCATGCCGACGTTGTTTCATTCCCGCTTACAGCGTAATCTGGTCAACGCCATCAATGTGCAAACCAGGGATTATGAAGCCATCCAGGAATTGCGCTGTATTGTGCCCCCATTTTCCCCCGTACCTGACATTGCTGTTGTAAAAAGCGATCTCCTGGCGGATGAAGATGGGCCATTGAAGAGAGCGCCGGACTGGTTAATCGAAATTCTGTCCCCCGATCAAAATATTCTTAGCCTGCAAACCAAAATTCTGCATTGTTTGACTAATGGGACAAAACTCGCTTGGCTCATTGATATTTATCGTCAACAAATCTGGGTTTGGAATCAGGAATCGTTACCTTTAATCTATCAGGGACTGGAAAATCCACCCACGTTAGACAATCTTTTGACTTTGACTGTTGATGACGTAATGGCCATGACCCGACAACGCTAA